The following are encoded in a window of Salinibacter ruber DSM 13855 genomic DNA:
- a CDS encoding M23 family metallopeptidase, producing the protein MDRDQTYVYDPETCSFKEVETTWTDWAARAGQIAGLAVILTGLLFWGIDQQWIASPSEKTLRVENTALEQQLDRVNSRMTTLSARLDTLAKKDRTLYRRLFQMKPISEDVRQVGVGGADPYRQFDELGADTEALLKNTAQQLDKLERQMSLQKSSYKELYSVAKQRQDRLRQLPAIRPANGRVVSNYGMRDHPILKVRKMHEGIDFLLKRGTPVMATAEGVVQRAEHNPGYGKVIEVKHPESEYMTRYAHLSEIPDKIYRGAEVQRGDTIGYSGNSGLSTGPHLHYEVRRLDGSALNPMRFLMPDMSPESYRTLERRTQQYRASAGGSASPASAR; encoded by the coding sequence ATGGACCGAGACCAGACGTACGTATACGATCCCGAGACCTGCTCCTTTAAGGAGGTCGAAACGACCTGGACCGACTGGGCGGCCCGTGCCGGACAGATCGCGGGACTCGCCGTCATCCTCACGGGGCTTCTCTTCTGGGGGATTGATCAGCAGTGGATCGCCTCGCCCAGTGAGAAGACCCTGCGGGTCGAGAATACGGCCCTTGAGCAGCAGCTCGACCGCGTCAACTCCCGAATGACGACCCTGTCAGCCCGGCTCGACACGCTGGCGAAAAAGGACCGCACGCTCTACCGGCGGCTGTTTCAGATGAAGCCGATCTCCGAGGACGTGCGGCAGGTGGGGGTCGGAGGGGCCGACCCGTACCGACAGTTCGACGAATTGGGGGCGGATACCGAAGCGCTCCTGAAGAACACGGCTCAGCAGCTCGACAAACTGGAGCGTCAGATGAGCCTGCAGAAGTCGAGCTACAAGGAGCTCTACAGCGTGGCGAAGCAGCGTCAGGATCGGCTCCGCCAGCTTCCGGCCATCCGCCCGGCCAACGGACGCGTGGTGTCGAACTACGGAATGCGGGACCATCCCATCCTAAAGGTCCGGAAAATGCACGAAGGAATTGACTTCTTGCTGAAGCGGGGAACGCCCGTCATGGCGACGGCCGAGGGGGTGGTGCAACGGGCCGAGCACAATCCGGGCTACGGGAAGGTGATTGAGGTCAAACACCCGGAATCGGAGTACATGACCCGGTACGCGCACCTCTCCGAGATTCCAGATAAGATCTATCGCGGGGCCGAGGTGCAACGGGGCGACACCATCGGGTACAGTGGCAACTCGGGGCTGTCGACCGGTCCTCACCTCCACTACGAAGTGCGCCGCCTCGATGGGTCGGCCCTCAACCCCATGCGGTTCCTGATGCCGGACATGAGTCCGGAGAGCTACCGTACGCTCGAGCGTCGGACCCAGCAGTACCGGGCGAGCGCGGGCGGGAGCGCGTCCCCCGCATCGGCACGCTGA
- a CDS encoding BamA/TamA family outer membrane protein, which produces MHTRFDSNSGGTQGDNPIRHRLDTEALAPIHTRALFRICRPPRFMPTHLSSTVRAIVRPNAIPVTGLLIGVVLLIGGRRPAQASRLASGARAAADTTAPIVHEVDIRGNRQFASGTLKENIRTRPNRRVLGIPGLTWWRWVHQLGSADWMWERLGRALRSGGEPPAYIDSTTVGGDAERLELFYRQRGFRDASVSYRVEPREEDDRVRVVFEIEPGSATHLRRVTYAGLDALRTGQKQRLVDGTVFETASVSMGDTLSVRVQGQRYREPMLLEERRRILTFLQNEGYAAVSRDSVRAVVYRATPDSFDVTLRVQTGPRYRFGDVRFEATGPEDAPPRSDTVDVAVDTTGGGRPQVTARFVDERRLDPAIVRRSLRFTPGAYYDQSAVQATKRRLDGTGVFAFTNLSPQYEDAVRRDTTGAPYLPLQINAQTRQRHRLQAETFALQRESVGAREAGVRLNEFGVGLSGTYENVNAFGGGETFRLRTSASVATGLDSLLVSSNQFEGSASLVLPYLIRPFQSLDRTFDLSSARTRLSLTGLTALRTDLGLRIRSRVNAQLRLEMDHTPTQSSLVDVVDLSLSNPDTLDQFSKKFLRRVFGRGGDNLQDPVQRQQILEDYTQPQVNTAVRYTFRDATAGPMRRRSGHIYEASGEVGNTLPLLLDRFVFTPGRPDYSLPSLFGGAGGLTGQLIYRPYVRASVDLRRYVPLGSGTTLGLKFFGGWAHPTAGPTVVPFDRRFFSGGANSVRGWRLRELGPGEGLPADTTTAVPESPSNILGGDVKLESSIELRTTLFPSVLAARWIGATFLDVGNVWFGPRNRGFGQADDNRDGPGAARDGRDGRFAGPEALLDVGVGGGAGLRLEWPYLIVRLDLAYRLHDPSPRNDDVFGDNFSGPLLHFGIGHSF; this is translated from the coding sequence GTGCACACTCGCTTCGACTCGAACAGCGGCGGGACGCAGGGGGACAATCCCATCCGGCACCGTCTGGACACTGAGGCGTTAGCCCCGATCCACACGCGGGCCCTCTTCCGGATCTGCCGACCGCCGCGCTTCATGCCGACCCATCTCTCCTCGACTGTTCGGGCCATCGTCCGGCCGAACGCGATCCCCGTGACGGGACTGTTGATCGGGGTGGTGCTTCTGATCGGGGGGCGCCGGCCCGCGCAGGCGTCTCGCCTGGCCAGTGGGGCACGGGCGGCGGCCGACACCACCGCTCCGATTGTCCACGAGGTCGACATTCGGGGCAATCGTCAGTTCGCGTCGGGGACGCTCAAGGAGAACATCCGTACCCGCCCCAACCGGCGTGTCCTCGGCATCCCGGGCCTCACGTGGTGGCGCTGGGTGCACCAGTTGGGGAGCGCCGACTGGATGTGGGAGCGCCTGGGGAGGGCCCTCCGGTCCGGGGGCGAGCCGCCCGCCTACATCGACTCGACCACGGTTGGGGGCGACGCCGAACGGCTGGAACTGTTCTACCGCCAGCGCGGGTTTCGGGACGCGTCGGTGTCGTACCGGGTTGAGCCGCGCGAGGAGGACGATCGGGTGCGGGTGGTCTTTGAAATCGAACCGGGATCGGCCACCCATCTTCGGCGCGTGACGTACGCGGGGCTCGATGCGTTGCGGACCGGACAGAAGCAGCGCCTCGTGGACGGGACGGTCTTTGAGACGGCGTCCGTTTCGATGGGGGATACGCTGAGCGTGCGGGTGCAGGGACAGCGCTACCGGGAGCCGATGCTGCTCGAAGAGCGCCGGCGCATCCTGACGTTTCTGCAGAACGAGGGATACGCTGCGGTGAGCCGCGACTCGGTCCGGGCGGTGGTATATCGGGCGACGCCCGACTCGTTTGACGTGACGCTCCGCGTGCAGACGGGGCCGCGGTATCGGTTCGGGGACGTGCGCTTCGAGGCGACGGGACCGGAGGACGCGCCGCCCCGCTCCGACACGGTCGACGTGGCCGTGGACACGACCGGAGGGGGGCGGCCGCAGGTGACCGCCCGATTTGTGGACGAGCGTCGCCTCGACCCCGCCATTGTGCGTCGCAGTCTCCGGTTTACGCCGGGGGCGTATTACGACCAGTCGGCCGTCCAGGCCACGAAGCGGCGCCTCGACGGCACGGGCGTGTTCGCCTTCACCAATTTGTCGCCGCAGTACGAGGATGCCGTGCGGCGTGACACGACGGGGGCGCCCTACCTGCCCCTTCAGATCAACGCGCAGACCCGGCAGCGCCATCGGCTGCAGGCGGAGACCTTTGCGCTGCAGCGCGAGTCGGTGGGGGCGCGCGAAGCGGGGGTGCGGCTCAACGAGTTTGGGGTCGGCCTGAGCGGCACGTACGAGAACGTGAACGCCTTCGGGGGCGGCGAGACGTTTCGGCTCCGCACGTCGGCCTCGGTCGCCACGGGCCTCGACTCCCTGCTCGTGAGCTCGAATCAGTTTGAGGGCAGTGCCTCCCTCGTGCTCCCGTACCTCATTCGCCCGTTTCAGTCCCTCGACCGGACGTTCGACCTGTCGAGCGCCCGCACCCGCCTGTCGCTCACGGGCCTGACGGCCCTGCGGACCGACCTCGGGCTGCGGATTCGGAGTCGCGTAAACGCACAGTTGCGCCTGGAGATGGACCACACGCCGACCCAGTCCTCCCTGGTCGACGTCGTGGACCTGAGCCTGAGCAACCCGGACACCCTCGATCAGTTCAGCAAGAAGTTCCTCCGGCGCGTGTTCGGGCGTGGGGGGGACAACCTGCAGGACCCGGTGCAGCGGCAGCAGATTCTGGAGGACTACACGCAGCCGCAGGTGAATACGGCCGTCCGGTACACGTTTCGGGACGCCACGGCGGGGCCGATGCGGCGGCGGAGCGGACACATCTACGAGGCATCCGGGGAGGTGGGGAATACGCTTCCCCTCCTGCTGGATCGGTTCGTGTTTACGCCCGGCCGCCCGGACTACTCGTTGCCCAGTCTCTTTGGGGGCGCCGGCGGGCTCACCGGGCAGCTCATTTACCGTCCGTACGTCCGGGCGTCGGTGGACCTGCGGCGGTACGTGCCCCTGGGGAGTGGCACCACGCTCGGGCTTAAGTTCTTTGGCGGGTGGGCGCATCCCACCGCGGGGCCGACCGTGGTGCCGTTCGACCGCCGCTTCTTCAGTGGGGGGGCGAACAGCGTCCGCGGGTGGCGCCTGCGGGAGCTGGGGCCTGGGGAGGGCCTCCCGGCAGACACCACGACGGCGGTGCCGGAGAGCCCCTCGAACATCTTGGGCGGCGACGTAAAGCTCGAGTCGAGCATCGAGCTGCGGACGACGCTCTTTCCGAGCGTGCTGGCGGCCCGATGGATCGGGGCCACCTTCCTGGACGTGGGCAACGTGTGGTTTGGCCCGCGCAACCGCGGCTTTGGGCAGGCAGACGACAACCGCGACGGGCCGGGGGCCGCACGCGACGGCCGGGACGGGCGGTTTGCGGGACCGGAGGCGCTGCTCGACGTTGGGGTGGGGGGCGGGGCCGGGCTGCGCCTGGAGTGGCCGTACCTGATCGTCCGGCTCGATCTGGCGTACCGGCTGCACGACCCCTCGCCCCGAAACGACGACGTGTTTGGGGACAACTTCAGCGGCCCACTTCTTCACTTTGGCATCGGCCACTCCTTCTGA